In one window of Tumebacillus algifaecis DNA:
- a CDS encoding CheR family methyltransferase, translating to MDDFDLFMENICRYTNIDLRKYKRPQMQRRLTALRDKRGFRDFMSYFEALKKDDALFGEFLDRMTINVSEFFRNPNRWDVVRDRLVPELIGNKRRLKVWSAACSTGEEPYTLVMLLSQFMPLSDIQILATDLDENALQKAKQGLYSERSLHFVPPELKRKYFTETGNHLFAVSDAVKRCVTFKRHNLLEDRFENDFDLIVCRNVIIYFTEEAKDVLYRKFSDALRPGGVLFVGSTEQIFNPQSFQFTTYDTFFYQRQ from the coding sequence ATCGATGATTTTGATTTATTTATGGAAAATATCTGCAGATACACAAACATTGATCTTCGTAAATATAAACGGCCTCAGATGCAGCGGCGTTTGACGGCGTTGCGTGACAAGCGGGGCTTTCGCGATTTTATGTCCTATTTTGAAGCGTTGAAAAAGGATGATGCGCTGTTTGGCGAGTTTCTCGATCGCATGACGATCAACGTCTCCGAATTTTTCCGCAACCCGAACCGCTGGGATGTGGTTCGTGACCGGCTGGTGCCGGAGCTGATCGGAAACAAACGGCGCTTGAAGGTCTGGAGTGCAGCTTGCTCGACCGGTGAGGAACCGTACACGCTGGTCATGCTGCTCAGTCAGTTCATGCCCTTGTCTGACATTCAGATCCTCGCGACCGACCTGGACGAAAATGCTCTGCAAAAGGCCAAACAGGGCTTGTATTCGGAGCGTTCTCTGCACTTTGTACCACCTGAACTGAAACGCAAATATTTCACGGAGACGGGCAACCACCTGTTTGCAGTCAGCGATGCGGTCAAGCGCTGTGTGACCTTTAAGCGCCACAACTTGTTGGAGGATCGGTTTGAAAATGATTTTGATCTGATCGTCTGTCGCAATGTGATCATCTACTTTACGGAGGAGGCCAAAGACGTCCTGTATCGGAAATTTTCGGATGCACTGCGTCCCGGAGGCGTCTTGTTCGTGGGCAGTACGGAGCAGATATTTAACCCGCAGTCGTTTCAATTTACGACTTACGACACCTTCTTCTATCAGCGTCAATAG
- a CDS encoding c-type cytochrome encodes MSLRGIGIVLVLFVLGVAFSGFASYSADTFQHKEEKAIDAEKLVMQNCASCHGKDLKGTETAPSLYEKGQKLSAETIQQIIADGVAPNMPGGIIKDHKEISAVANYITNLEK; translated from the coding sequence ATGAGCTTACGTGGTATCGGTATCGTACTTGTGCTGTTTGTACTGGGCGTCGCCTTTAGCGGCTTCGCATCTTATTCTGCAGACACCTTCCAACACAAGGAAGAAAAAGCAATTGACGCTGAAAAGCTCGTTATGCAAAACTGCGCGTCCTGCCATGGCAAGGATCTGAAGGGCACGGAGACCGCTCCAAGCCTGTACGAAAAAGGTCAAAAGCTGTCTGCTGAGACGATCCAACAGATCATCGCTGACGGTGTTGCTCCGAACATGCCGGGCGGAATTATCAAAGACCATAAAGAAATTAGCGCGGTAGCCAATTACATTACCAATCTCGAAAAATAA
- a CDS encoding diguanylate cyclase gives MTETLQKLVDTGYTIVEQIGACPYFGEHLAGLDKTDEKVRLVRLAPHVVSFIGHDQIALRARLFQEVGLPMARVREVFSVDGASFVAYDWQEGEQSLLEYTAGKPLPVILEVLKQLCDAIAILHSRTMWHGGISPDYVLVRPDGSVRLLTMLTDAPLSLYNARGADDSLQYFAPETMTMSPLDARTDIYNLGVLFYLVLTGHFPFDENGDGTLYPPSRFNEHIPPHVDRLVLKMINRRPSKRFQWIGQIIDELTRTLGRHDSICHVDLQTYGSQYLFSAEFTGREQEVQTLSAFYERMMLGSRQSLLITGQVGVGRKRLIYEVSGHYVHDVSVISATVRETPFGAVELLIMKLFLLCFAVPKLERLGRLYVNRLSSVLPRVAFEYRDMVTPDPGEQKQQEPENLLFEFFAEILEAYGEPMVFELYDAHLLDADSLQFFKKLLAQENLALGFVGVTDAPTQALSVLFQEQLHLEPLPLDVMREAVRSRFGSADFLSDEFIQWLNYHGRGSTDQAFQLLEYLADTKQIYQERYIWHMVPESVEKFEIPQSMESLILFRLQALPPHAKEVCQVLSLFKGSMIVEAAARAVGYAKPQDLLPVLRQLEEQGLIWQMHNLYGFTSNNIKDHIFQTISEDRRSEMHRTLADCLLQIGSTSYMEVAYHFEAGHEWERAIYLNIIGGRRWYHRGLFAEADSQIKKAIELYEQIPHRKCPNSLYLFRARILRLLGMLEDSAAVMTDLYERTESLSVLISLLLVYVNIGDFQAIKPHVQYLEEQIKTCTIAEQDKLYGMVALAMYYLESGANYEFIREMERYQQQHGHRLRETLKVRHYVSWLYNLQVLLMSVPGVSFEDRSRYLHEAASLAEHSNNRQALVGIYNCMAIGFQETDPLRAKDYYLQSANLAADLGNRMKEAIAYINLVETYRLLGDMYHSQRYIEKARETCQTVFPGEEIALLRHEIEHFMFIEEYEKAERVIDTFVRVAKKQGRKLMRDHAFLYRFRTAISLGKRKRCQRMWPIVERICEQRDFEIEHQLLRGYYYIFIGRWEELIEEFSQLVLELEVPTEVRIKRLLMLTTACQKAGRNEEGLQAAHTVQKLIHNTGYIGYLSSAHFYLGRLYQQTRQFVEANLNYKRALMGFRKLNQQTRLVQLDKLMRQTNQELVSQANQIIDDMKHVVAEAAPGLVKQAEVSSDKLRTWSGKMVEERQELVDTLTDNEILLDAIRRVSSSIMVKTVCENLAAVIFENMLFDNIHLMVKLAPERVEHIHLNEQLQAVPFTNLEVEEMVAKVVELEQPMEVEGRSCYLYGLPVFSHDQQVIAVMVLEKLSLQTPFSVRDKRFLNSFAQLVSSNVENAIMYEVMITDNLTGLYQRNYFMKRLSEEFNKVKRYGIDLSFLMIDLDNFSSINNRFGHNEGDRALRIVAKTLQRSVRNVDIVGRFGGEELIVILPNTNGTAARIVAERVRNNLRNISIEGNRYQITASIGVSSYDMDQPSDATDLFDKADMAETYAKRFGKDRVVCFWELPHDEFDM, from the coding sequence ATGACGGAGACCCTGCAGAAATTGGTGGACACCGGCTATACCATTGTGGAGCAAATCGGGGCTTGCCCCTATTTTGGTGAACACTTGGCAGGTTTGGATAAGACAGATGAAAAAGTACGGCTGGTACGTTTGGCACCACATGTGGTGTCGTTTATTGGTCATGACCAGATCGCTCTGCGTGCTCGCCTTTTCCAAGAAGTTGGTCTGCCGATGGCACGGGTGCGCGAAGTTTTCTCCGTAGACGGGGCCAGCTTCGTCGCCTATGACTGGCAAGAAGGAGAGCAGTCGCTGTTGGAGTATACGGCAGGCAAGCCGCTGCCGGTCATACTAGAAGTGCTCAAGCAGCTCTGTGACGCGATCGCGATTCTGCACAGCCGCACGATGTGGCATGGTGGGATCTCGCCCGATTACGTGTTGGTCCGACCGGATGGCAGTGTGCGGTTGCTCACCATGCTGACCGACGCGCCATTGTCGCTGTACAACGCGCGCGGTGCGGATGACTCTTTACAATATTTTGCTCCGGAAACGATGACGATGAGCCCGCTCGATGCGCGAACGGACATTTACAACCTCGGCGTACTCTTCTATCTCGTCTTGACCGGGCACTTCCCATTTGACGAGAATGGGGACGGGACTTTGTATCCGCCATCTCGCTTTAACGAACACATTCCGCCGCATGTAGATCGCTTGGTACTGAAGATGATCAATCGTAGACCAAGCAAGCGATTTCAGTGGATTGGACAGATCATTGATGAGTTGACTCGCACGTTGGGTCGCCATGACTCGATCTGCCACGTCGATTTGCAAACATACGGCTCCCAATATCTGTTCTCCGCCGAATTTACCGGGCGTGAGCAAGAGGTTCAGACGTTGTCTGCGTTCTATGAGCGGATGATGCTTGGCAGTCGCCAGTCCTTGTTGATCACAGGTCAGGTCGGTGTGGGCCGCAAACGTTTGATCTACGAAGTGTCGGGGCACTACGTGCACGACGTGTCGGTCATCTCAGCGACGGTGCGCGAGACGCCGTTTGGGGCGGTCGAACTGTTGATCATGAAGTTGTTCCTGCTGTGTTTTGCCGTACCGAAGTTGGAGCGTTTGGGACGCTTGTATGTGAACCGACTGAGCAGCGTGTTGCCGCGCGTTGCGTTTGAGTACCGAGATATGGTTACCCCAGACCCTGGCGAACAGAAGCAACAAGAGCCCGAAAATTTGTTGTTCGAATTTTTCGCAGAGATTTTGGAAGCGTACGGTGAGCCGATGGTATTCGAGTTGTACGATGCACACCTGCTCGATGCCGATTCACTGCAATTTTTCAAAAAGTTGCTCGCTCAGGAGAACTTGGCGTTGGGGTTTGTCGGCGTGACAGACGCACCGACTCAGGCATTGTCCGTATTGTTCCAAGAACAGCTGCATCTTGAACCACTGCCGCTCGATGTGATGCGGGAGGCGGTGCGCTCGCGCTTTGGCAGCGCCGACTTCCTGAGCGATGAGTTCATTCAGTGGCTCAACTATCACGGGCGCGGATCGACCGATCAGGCGTTCCAACTTCTCGAATATCTCGCTGACACCAAACAGATCTATCAAGAGCGCTACATATGGCACATGGTGCCCGAATCGGTGGAAAAGTTTGAGATTCCGCAGTCGATGGAATCGTTGATCCTCTTCCGGTTGCAGGCCCTGCCACCTCATGCAAAAGAAGTTTGCCAAGTGCTGTCCTTGTTCAAAGGCTCGATGATCGTCGAGGCTGCGGCCCGAGCGGTCGGCTATGCTAAGCCGCAGGATCTGCTGCCCGTACTGCGTCAGTTGGAAGAGCAAGGGTTGATCTGGCAGATGCACAATCTGTACGGCTTCACTTCGAACAACATCAAGGATCACATCTTCCAGACGATCTCGGAGGATCGGAGATCGGAGATGCATCGGACTCTGGCCGACTGTTTGCTCCAAATCGGTTCCACCTCGTATATGGAAGTGGCTTATCACTTTGAAGCGGGTCACGAGTGGGAGCGGGCGATCTATCTGAACATCATCGGAGGACGCCGCTGGTACCATCGCGGTCTGTTTGCAGAAGCGGACTCGCAGATCAAGAAGGCGATCGAATTGTACGAGCAAATTCCGCATCGCAAGTGCCCGAACTCCCTGTATCTATTCCGAGCGCGGATTTTGCGCCTGCTCGGAATGCTGGAAGACTCAGCCGCTGTGATGACCGATCTGTATGAGCGTACCGAATCGTTGTCTGTGCTGATCTCGCTGTTGCTCGTCTATGTCAACATCGGTGACTTCCAAGCGATCAAGCCGCATGTGCAGTACTTAGAGGAACAGATCAAGACGTGCACCATCGCCGAGCAGGACAAGCTCTATGGGATGGTCGCTCTGGCGATGTACTATCTGGAAAGTGGCGCTAACTACGAGTTCATTCGCGAGATGGAGCGCTACCAACAGCAGCATGGGCATCGTTTGCGTGAGACTTTGAAAGTGCGGCACTACGTATCTTGGCTCTATAACCTGCAAGTGCTTTTGATGAGCGTGCCGGGCGTGTCGTTTGAAGATCGCTCGCGCTATTTGCATGAAGCGGCGTCGCTCGCAGAGCACTCGAACAACCGTCAGGCGCTGGTCGGGATCTACAACTGCATGGCGATCGGTTTTCAGGAAACCGATCCGTTGCGTGCGAAAGATTACTACTTGCAGTCGGCCAACCTCGCAGCCGATCTGGGCAACCGCATGAAAGAGGCGATCGCCTACATCAACTTGGTCGAGACCTATCGTCTGCTCGGTGATATGTACCATTCACAGCGCTATATCGAAAAGGCGCGAGAGACTTGCCAGACCGTTTTCCCAGGGGAAGAAATCGCTTTGCTGCGCCATGAGATCGAGCATTTCATGTTCATTGAAGAGTACGAGAAGGCGGAGCGAGTGATCGACACCTTCGTACGTGTTGCAAAAAAGCAAGGTCGTAAATTGATGCGCGATCACGCGTTTCTCTATCGCTTTCGCACCGCGATTTCCCTCGGAAAGCGGAAGCGGTGTCAGCGGATGTGGCCGATTGTAGAACGGATCTGCGAACAGCGTGACTTTGAGATCGAGCATCAATTGTTGCGCGGGTACTACTACATTTTCATCGGACGCTGGGAGGAACTGATCGAGGAGTTCAGTCAATTGGTACTGGAACTTGAAGTGCCGACCGAAGTACGGATCAAACGTCTCTTGATGCTGACGACCGCCTGTCAAAAGGCCGGTCGGAATGAAGAAGGTTTGCAAGCGGCGCATACGGTACAAAAGCTGATCCACAACACGGGCTATATCGGCTATCTGTCCTCCGCTCATTTCTATCTGGGACGGCTCTATCAGCAAACGCGTCAGTTTGTCGAAGCCAATCTCAACTACAAGCGGGCATTGATGGGATTCCGCAAACTCAATCAACAGACGCGCCTCGTGCAGTTGGATAAGCTGATGCGCCAGACCAACCAGGAACTGGTCTCGCAAGCCAACCAGATCATCGACGATATGAAGCATGTCGTCGCCGAGGCGGCACCAGGCTTGGTGAAACAGGCGGAAGTGAGCAGTGATAAACTGCGCACCTGGTCGGGCAAGATGGTCGAAGAGCGTCAAGAGCTGGTCGATACGTTGACCGACAACGAAATTCTGCTCGATGCGATTCGCCGCGTCTCTTCGTCAATCATGGTCAAGACGGTCTGCGAGAACTTGGCTGCTGTCATCTTTGAAAACATGCTGTTCGACAACATTCATCTGATGGTCAAGTTGGCCCCGGAGCGGGTGGAGCACATTCATTTGAATGAGCAGTTACAGGCGGTGCCTTTCACCAATCTGGAAGTGGAGGAAATGGTAGCGAAGGTGGTCGAACTGGAGCAGCCGATGGAAGTGGAAGGTCGTAGTTGCTATCTGTATGGTCTGCCTGTTTTTTCACATGATCAGCAGGTGATCGCCGTGATGGTGCTGGAAAAATTGAGTCTGCAAACGCCGTTCTCCGTGCGGGATAAGCGCTTTCTCAACTCTTTTGCCCAACTGGTCTCCTCCAACGTGGAGAACGCGATCATGTACGAGGTGATGATCACCGACAACTTGACCGGACTGTATCAGCGCAACTACTTCATGAAGCGTTTGTCCGAGGAGTTCAACAAAGTCAAACGCTACGGCATCGACCTGTCCTTCCTGATGATCGACCTCGACAATTTCTCCTCGATCAACAATCGTTTTGGCCACAATGAAGGGGATCGTGCCTTGCGCATCGTGGCGAAGACCTTACAGCGTTCGGTGCGAAACGTTGACATCGTTGGGCGTTTTGGCGGGGAAGAGTTGATCGTCATTTTGCCAAACACGAACGGAACGGCGGCACGGATCGTCGCTGAACGAGTGCGAAACAACTTGCGCAACATTTCGATTGAAGGCAACCGCTATCAGATTACCGCATCGATCGGCGTGTCCTCCTACGATATGGATCAGCCGTCAGATGCCACCGATTTATTTGACAAGGCGGACATGGCGGAGACGTATGCCAAGCGATTTGGCAAAGACCGTGTCGTCTGCTTCTGGGAACTCCCGCATGATGAATTTGATATGTAA
- a CDS encoding OsmC family protein, producing MNISIDWHGKRKFEAVGNSGHAITMDAKAEVGGEDTGARPMELLLMGLGGCSGIDVAMILEKGRLTLEEFRMEVSGQRAEEMPQRFTDIHIHYILKGPDLTQDKVERAIELSNEKYCSASASLNANLTASYELNGERYEMGGKA from the coding sequence TTGAACATAAGCATTGATTGGCACGGCAAACGCAAATTTGAAGCGGTCGGCAATTCAGGTCATGCGATCACGATGGATGCAAAGGCAGAAGTCGGTGGTGAAGATACGGGCGCGCGTCCAATGGAGCTTTTGCTGATGGGACTTGGCGGATGCTCGGGCATCGACGTGGCGATGATCTTAGAAAAAGGCCGATTGACACTAGAAGAATTTCGCATGGAAGTATCAGGGCAACGCGCTGAGGAAATGCCGCAACGTTTCACCGACATACATATCCATTACATTCTGAAAGGTCCTGATTTGACACAGGACAAGGTCGAACGGGCGATTGAACTGTCCAATGAGAAATACTGCTCCGCTTCGGCATCTTTGAACGCGAACCTGACTGCGTCCTATGAACTGAACGGCGAGCGTTATGAAATGGGAGGCAAGGCATGA
- a CDS encoding GAF domain-containing protein, whose product MIPFRRKLTGFLEVLIGLGLIVGFFPATTLLYVNPSPFFLFVIYGAWVAGPLIGVLSGLLSSVLYLAMLTTTTAFPLNALWTFIIADPTHYLTPMFLIVAGYALGELRTTLERRMQRMRDQASLMQQEAFEARSRLQQAETALVELQGRVLGQTATMTRLYQIAQSLNVLSVEKILTELLGVLEDLLQVEQASIYRVEEGNRFARLAVRVGPPAWSNSVTADTHELVKMAIEEGKVLTFKDASERPAPIYMVPIFRHQRTYALIAIHRLPLSKVTVDTTQLLEVVTKWASDSLERATAYEEARMSDATYPNSRFLRAPYFHEQCGIEHDRFERYGIPYTIVEATLNTTIADEFVPEMLTDLLRAKMRTFDLATWEPETKRLLLLFPTLEKQYAEGVAQRIWERLESEQFEVLSSRVLHNDCEIQAVQQVEV is encoded by the coding sequence ATGATACCGTTTCGTCGGAAGCTGACAGGGTTCCTCGAAGTTCTGATCGGATTGGGACTGATTGTTGGCTTTTTCCCCGCAACGACTTTACTTTACGTAAATCCTTCTCCTTTTTTTCTCTTTGTCATCTATGGCGCTTGGGTGGCCGGTCCATTGATCGGTGTGTTGTCGGGACTTTTGTCCTCCGTGCTCTATTTGGCAATGCTGACCACTACCACCGCTTTTCCCCTCAATGCGCTATGGACGTTCATCATCGCAGATCCGACTCACTATTTGACACCCATGTTTTTGATTGTTGCAGGTTATGCATTAGGGGAACTGCGGACCACGCTGGAGCGGCGCATGCAGCGTATGCGCGATCAGGCGTCGCTGATGCAGCAGGAAGCGTTTGAAGCGCGATCGCGTCTGCAACAGGCGGAGACCGCACTGGTGGAACTGCAAGGCCGCGTGCTTGGGCAGACCGCTACGATGACCCGTCTTTATCAGATCGCGCAGAGTTTAAATGTGCTGTCTGTCGAAAAAATCCTCACCGAACTGCTCGGTGTGCTGGAAGACCTGTTGCAAGTAGAGCAAGCGAGCATCTACCGGGTGGAGGAAGGCAACCGCTTTGCCCGCCTCGCGGTGCGGGTGGGGCCACCCGCTTGGTCGAACTCAGTCACGGCTGACACGCATGAGCTGGTTAAAATGGCGATCGAAGAAGGCAAAGTGTTGACCTTCAAAGACGCGAGCGAACGTCCGGCCCCGATCTATATGGTTCCGATCTTCCGCCACCAGCGCACCTACGCGCTGATCGCGATTCACCGTCTGCCTTTGTCAAAGGTGACGGTCGATACGACGCAATTGCTCGAAGTGGTGACGAAATGGGCGTCCGACTCGCTGGAGCGGGCGACCGCGTATGAAGAGGCTCGCATGAGTGATGCCACCTATCCGAACTCGCGCTTTTTGCGCGCTCCCTATTTTCATGAGCAGTGTGGCATCGAGCATGATCGGTTCGAGCGCTACGGTATTCCATACACGATTGTAGAAGCGACCCTGAACACGACCATCGCGGACGAGTTCGTGCCAGAGATGCTCACCGACCTGCTGCGCGCCAAGATGCGCACGTTTGATCTGGCAACATGGGAACCGGAGACGAAACGTCTACTGCTGCTGTTCCCGACGTTGGAGAAGCAATATGCGGAGGGCGTGGCACAGCGCATCTGGGAACGATTAGAGAGTGAACAGTTTGAAGTTCTTTCTTCGCGCGTTCTGCACAATGATTGTGAGATCCAGGCAGTCCAGCAGGTTGAAGTGTGA
- a CDS encoding tetratricopeptide repeat protein, which translates to MRVDLKPRKDKHGKQKAVERLTGARHLRSIVVFAMFAVLDVLLFVLALQGMAWLLILRGALALLTAHLAQPISSLRPWSSRQALIALTCFLMPGVGGLMAVYWSTRVTKVQGAWMDVPTAQEAYRSPIDWGGVLDVVPLIDVLEGSDPKRKKGALLQAQSMQSEIQVPVVRIALDDDDPEVRYYGASLLSRAEAVHSIRIRQLERELESKPEDVETWNKLAEEYGQIIEGGIAGAELSRFYLDKRIGVLNQSLSLDPDQPNVGIEKAQTLFLLNADEEAEQEAKRWLETSDSDVTDRALGVLIQIAYQRNDQQSLVRAVQQVSDRNQLSEAVRGLVHLWEGGEKKA; encoded by the coding sequence ATGAGAGTCGATTTGAAGCCCAGAAAAGACAAACACGGTAAGCAAAAAGCTGTCGAGCGGTTGACCGGTGCACGCCATTTGCGCTCGATCGTGGTGTTCGCCATGTTTGCAGTGTTGGATGTCCTGTTGTTCGTTTTGGCTTTGCAAGGCATGGCATGGCTGCTCATACTGCGTGGCGCGCTGGCCTTGCTGACCGCACACCTCGCGCAGCCGATCTCCTCCTTGCGACCGTGGAGTTCGCGGCAGGCTCTGATCGCGCTAACCTGCTTTCTCATGCCAGGGGTCGGCGGTCTGATGGCCGTATATTGGTCCACGCGGGTGACCAAAGTGCAAGGGGCGTGGATGGACGTACCGACGGCACAGGAGGCGTACCGTTCGCCGATCGACTGGGGTGGTGTGCTCGATGTCGTACCGTTGATCGATGTGCTGGAAGGCTCCGACCCGAAGCGAAAAAAGGGCGCGCTCTTGCAGGCACAATCGATGCAGTCTGAGATTCAGGTGCCAGTGGTACGCATTGCGCTCGATGATGATGATCCGGAAGTGCGGTACTATGGAGCCTCTCTGCTGTCACGTGCAGAAGCGGTCCACTCGATACGCATTCGTCAGTTGGAGCGCGAGTTGGAAAGCAAGCCTGAAGATGTGGAAACATGGAACAAATTGGCCGAAGAGTACGGTCAGATCATCGAGGGTGGGATCGCCGGAGCAGAGCTGTCCCGCTTTTATCTCGACAAGCGGATTGGCGTACTGAATCAATCGTTGAGCCTCGATCCCGATCAACCGAATGTGGGAATTGAGAAAGCGCAAACATTGTTTCTGCTCAACGCTGATGAAGAGGCTGAACAGGAAGCGAAGCGGTGGCTGGAAACGAGCGATTCGGACGTCACCGACCGGGCGCTAGGTGTCCTGATCCAAATCGCGTATCAGCGCAACGATCAGCAGAGCTTGGTGCGAGCGGTGCAACAGGTGTCCGATCGCAACCAGCTGTCGGAAGCTGTGCGCGGCTTGGTGCACCTGTGGGAAGGGGGAGAGAAGAAAGCATGA